The proteins below are encoded in one region of Leptotrichia sp. OH3620_COT-345:
- a CDS encoding methyltransferase, with the protein MLDITKINSVELLKITFKSLKNAKEEIAKILNKKVTANSWQVLYDKYILIKEEITDINMIDSVEKLKNSFSTLKEAKEKLSEILNKKVTANSWQNLFDKYITNKNLLNKQEDLYFKDEISKYIFYLVELEGKLQLDFLGITYDYYRDKKIAEKWRKEMVKLIHPDRCKHSKATEAMQALEKLYKGMI; encoded by the coding sequence ATGTTAGATATTACTAAAATTAATTCTGTTGAGCTTTTAAAAATTACTTTTAAAAGTTTAAAAAATGCTAAAGAGGAAATAGCTAAAATTTTAAATAAAAAAGTTACTGCTAATTCATGGCAAGTTTTATACGATAAGTACATATTAATAAAAGAAGAAATAACAGATATTAATATGATTGATTCTGTTGAAAAATTGAAAAATAGTTTTTCAACTTTAAAAGAAGCAAAAGAAAAATTATCTGAAATTTTAAATAAAAAAGTTACTGCTAATTCATGGCAAAACTTATTTGATAAATATATTACTAATAAAAATTTATTGAATAAACAAGAAGATCTGTATTTTAAAGATGAAATTTCTAAGTATATATTTTATTTAGTGGAGCTTGAAGGGAAATTACAACTTGATTTTTTAGGAATAACTTATGATTACTATCGTGATAAAAAAATAGCGGAAAAATGGCGTAAAGAAATGGTAAAACTTATTCATCCTGATAGATGTAAGCATTCAAAAGCAACTGAAGCTATGCAAGCATTGGAAAAGTTGTATAAAGGGATGATTTAG
- a CDS encoding VOC family protein: protein MISHIEIYVSDIVKTRKFYDILLPRLGYVIYQEWPEGFSYRDRNSYIVFVQTKNKYIKNGYNRCNIGLNHIAYKCGSKEEIDNLREFLKKENVRLLYDNKYPFAGGPEHYALYFEDPDRIKVEIVFYENI from the coding sequence ATGATAAGTCATATTGAAATATATGTAAGCGATATAGTAAAGACAAGAAAATTTTATGATATTCTGTTGCCTCGATTGGGATATGTCATATATCAGGAATGGCCGGAAGGCTTCAGTTACAGGGATAGAAATTCCTATATTGTTTTTGTCCAGACAAAAAACAAATATATAAAAAATGGATACAATCGTTGTAATATAGGATTGAATCACATTGCGTATAAATGCGGTTCAAAGGAAGAAATAGACAATTTGAGAGAGTTTCTAAAAAAAGAGAACGTTAGGCTTCTCTATGATAATAAATATCCCTTTGCAGGGGGACCGGAGCATTATGCTTTGTATTTTGAGGATCCTGACAGGATAAAAGTGGAAATAGTTTTTTATGAAAATATTTAA
- a CDS encoding rhodanese-like domain-containing protein, whose amino-acid sequence MKKNIMFITILILMLTTVVLFSVIKKKSVKISEENSSTEIYRKITSEEAAQIMANEKNYIIVDVRTQNEYMEGHIPNAVSIPLNTIGDSEIRELPDKNQLIMVYCRSGSRSRQAVLKLIKKGYTNVIDFGGINSWTGEIIK is encoded by the coding sequence ATGAAAAAAAATATAATGTTTATAACTATATTAATACTTATGTTAACTACAGTAGTGTTATTTTCAGTTATAAAAAAGAAAAGCGTAAAAATTTCCGAAGAAAATTCGTCGACTGAAATATATAGAAAAATAACTTCGGAAGAAGCGGCACAGATAATGGCAAATGAAAAAAACTATATTATTGTTGATGTAAGAACGCAAAACGAATATATGGAAGGGCATATTCCAAATGCTGTTTCTATTCCTTTGAATACAATAGGAGATAGTGAAATTAGAGAGCTTCCTGATAAAAATCAGTTAATAATGGTTTATTGTCGTAGCGGCAGCAGAAGCAGACAGGCGGTATTAAAGCTTATTAAAAAGGGATATACGAATGTTATTGATTTTGGTGGTATAAATTCATGGACAGGAGAAATTATAAAATAA
- a CDS encoding AAA family ATPase, translated as MKIRIIGVSGTGKTYFARKLSDKLKIKYFELDNLQWENSSDIYGVKRNTEKRNTLFQEILKEKIWIMEGVYYKWCMESFKQADIIYILELPRKIYRFNIIKRFIKRKFKMEKGKKETLKSLKELLKWTDKFQKENFEDIKSIVKNYEEKTVFIKSYKEMKNILENIKNENTEL; from the coding sequence ATGAAAATACGTATAATCGGAGTAAGTGGAACAGGAAAAACATATTTTGCCCGAAAGCTTTCGGATAAACTGAAAATAAAATATTTTGAGTTAGACAACCTTCAATGGGAAAACAGTTCCGATATTTACGGAGTAAAAAGAAATACTGAAAAGAGAAACACTCTGTTTCAGGAAATTTTAAAAGAAAAGATCTGGATAATGGAGGGGGTTTATTATAAATGGTGTATGGAAAGTTTTAAGCAGGCAGATATAATTTATATTTTGGAACTTCCTCGGAAAATATACAGGTTCAATATTATAAAACGTTTTATAAAAAGAAAATTCAAAATGGAAAAAGGGAAAAAGGAAACTTTAAAATCTTTAAAGGAACTTTTAAAATGGACAGATAAATTTCAGAAGGAAAATTTTGAGGATATAAAAAGTATAGTTAAAAATTATGAGGAAAAAACTGTATTTATAAAAAGTTATAAGGAAATGAAAAACATATTGGAAAATATAAAAAATGAAAATACGGAACTTTAG
- a CDS encoding GNAT family N-acetyltransferase, producing the protein MSIRKFNNIQVLNLAYRISSEFQRKGFVFEACGAIIEEAEKVFTDIPIMVLTKRNNMPSFKLAQKLGFIYYPEYDGYPEKTIYICLVFFMKVKE; encoded by the coding sequence TTGTCTATAAGGAAATTTAATAATATACAAGTATTAAATCTGGCATATAGAATTAGTTCCGAATTCCAGAGAAAAGGATTTGTTTTTGAAGCGTGTGGTGCAATAATCGAAGAAGCGGAAAAAGTTTTTACCGATATTCCTATAATGGTGCTAACAAAGAGAAATAATATGCCTTCTTTCAAACTGGCACAAAAACTGGGATTTATATATTATCCTGAATATGACGGTTATCCTGAAAAGACGATATATATCTGTTTAGTGTTCTTTATGAAAGTAAAAGAATAG
- a CDS encoding GNAT family N-acetyltransferase, which translates to MKKNIKTSRLELSKPSLGDLKELYELTSKPEVNLFNPHGPDKCIEETEETLQYRIKKDWKEKETEYYIIRELSSGSL; encoded by the coding sequence ATGAAGAAAAATATAAAAACTTCGAGACTTGAATTAAGCAAACCCTCTTTGGGTGATTTAAAGGAACTGTATGAGCTCACCTCAAAACCTGAAGTCAATCTTTTTAATCCTCACGGACCTGATAAATGTATAGAAGAAACTGAAGAAACTCTTCAATACCGGATAAAAAAGGACTGGAAGGAGAAAGAGACGGAATATTATATAATTCGTGAATTATCTTCAGGTTCTTTATAG
- a CDS encoding VOC family protein — protein sequence MSKKIFQPALVPELLVSDIEKSLRFYVDICGFEIVYERKEEKFAYIRNEAAEIMLEETGISKNWVTGNLGYPFGRGINFEINLFDIDFIYEKIKNTDNLYLEMEEKWYRQNEGYIGVKQFLCQDPDGYLLRFQKELGYKGKNEEKYKNFET from the coding sequence ATGAGTAAAAAAATATTTCAACCTGCTTTAGTACCTGAGCTTTTGGTTTCGGATATAGAAAAAAGTTTGAGATTTTATGTAGATATATGTGGCTTTGAGATAGTTTATGAGAGAAAAGAAGAAAAATTTGCATATATAAGAAATGAAGCTGCTGAAATAATGCTTGAAGAAACAGGTATTTCAAAAAATTGGGTTACGGGAAATTTGGGGTATCCTTTCGGTAGAGGAATTAATTTTGAAATAAATTTATTCGATATTGATTTTATTTATGAAAAAATAAAAAATACTGACAATCTTTATTTGGAAATGGAAGAAAAATGGTATAGACAAAATGAAGGGTATATAGGAGTAAAGCAGTTTCTTTGCCAGGATCCTGACGGATACCTGTTAAGGTTTCAGAAAGAATTGGGATATAAAGGAAAAAATGAAGAAAAATATAAAAACTTCGAGACTTGA
- a CDS encoding nitroreductase family protein has product MKGLKEILEYRRSVRTYDSNRRIDSEKVRQCLELALLAPTSSNMQLWECLHITDREVLKNLSIACLNQSAAKTAQEMVVFVTRQDLYIERAKDALAFERENVKRNGSPEKYEKHIKNWEIYYGKIIPLIYGRFFGMLGLLRKFIALSTGIFRPMMREVSENDIRVTVHKSCALAAQTFMLAMAEQNYDTCPMEGFDSRRVKKILQLPFNTEINMIIACGIRDEETGVWGERFRVPFEKIYKKI; this is encoded by the coding sequence ATGAAGGGATTGAAAGAAATATTGGAATATAGACGTTCTGTCAGAACTTACGACAGTAATAGAAGAATAGACAGTGAAAAAGTACGTCAATGTCTGGAACTGGCTTTGCTCGCTCCTACAAGCTCAAATATGCAATTGTGGGAATGCTTACATATTACAGATAGAGAAGTTCTGAAAAACTTATCAATAGCCTGTCTGAATCAGAGTGCTGCAAAAACTGCCCAGGAAATGGTTGTTTTTGTTACTAGACAAGATTTGTACATAGAAAGGGCAAAAGATGCACTGGCATTTGAGAGGGAAAATGTAAAAAGAAACGGTTCTCCTGAAAAATATGAAAAACATATTAAAAATTGGGAAATTTATTATGGAAAAATAATACCTTTAATCTATGGAAGATTTTTCGGTATGTTAGGACTGTTAAGAAAGTTTATTGCACTATCAACAGGAATTTTCCGTCCTATGATGAGGGAAGTATCTGAAAATGATATAAGGGTAACAGTACATAAAAGCTGTGCTCTTGCAGCTCAAACATTTATGCTGGCAATGGCGGAACAGAATTATGATACCTGTCCTATGGAAGGATTTGACAGCAGACGTGTAAAAAAAATTTTGCAACTTCCCTTTAATACTGAAATCAATATGATAATAGCTTGCGGTATAAGAGATGAAGAAACAGGAGTATGGGGAGAACGTTTCCGTGTGCCTTTTGAAAAAATTTACAAAAAAATTTAA
- a CDS encoding amidohydrolase, with product MKKMFILLILSLVMGITVFGENVDILIKNATILTMNEKKEVIENGVIVIKNSKIKAIGNEKLLSKYKGKKVIDAAKDIVMPGFINTHTHVSMVPFRSLADDVPDRLRRYIFPLENKLVSRELVYKGAIYGILEMISTGTTTFADMYYFEDEVAKAAELIGMRGVLGETVIKNPVADAKEPYGGIEYAEKFIKQYKNSQLVTPAFAPHAPYTVEEEYLKKVTELSKKYNVPVLMHIAETENEVKQIKEKYNKTVIEYLDSIGFLTDKVVAGHVIFVNDSDIKILKERNVGIAHNMVANIKSAKGVSPALKMFDEGLRVGLGTDGPMSGNTLDLVSQLGYVAKVHKLNSKNRAAMPPYKVVEMATIGGAKALHMEDVIGSLEEGKLADIIIIDTKSLNMQPIYDYYSAIVYSMLPGDVKTTIINGKIIMENKKIKTYDVEKAKKDLKTLENTVKKEAEKL from the coding sequence ATGAAAAAAATGTTTATTTTACTGATTTTGAGTTTAGTGATGGGAATTACAGTTTTCGGAGAAAATGTGGATATTCTTATTAAAAATGCCACGATTCTGACTATGAATGAAAAGAAAGAAGTTATAGAAAATGGAGTTATAGTTATAAAAAACAGTAAAATTAAAGCTATAGGAAATGAAAAGTTACTTTCAAAATATAAAGGGAAGAAAGTGATAGATGCTGCTAAAGATATAGTAATGCCCGGTTTTATAAATACGCATACTCATGTTTCAATGGTTCCTTTCAGATCATTGGCAGATGATGTGCCTGACAGACTCAGAAGATACATTTTCCCTCTTGAAAATAAACTTGTAAGTAGAGAACTTGTGTATAAAGGGGCAATATACGGAATATTGGAAATGATAAGTACAGGAACGACAACTTTTGCGGATATGTATTATTTTGAAGATGAAGTGGCAAAAGCTGCCGAGCTTATAGGAATGCGTGGAGTACTTGGGGAAACGGTAATAAAAAATCCGGTTGCGGATGCAAAAGAACCTTATGGAGGAATAGAATATGCTGAAAAGTTTATAAAGCAGTATAAAAATAGTCAGCTCGTAACACCTGCATTTGCTCCTCATGCTCCTTATACAGTTGAGGAGGAATATCTGAAAAAAGTTACGGAACTTTCTAAAAAATATAATGTGCCAGTATTAATGCATATTGCCGAAACCGAAAATGAAGTTAAGCAGATAAAGGAGAAATATAATAAAACGGTCATAGAATATCTTGATTCCATAGGATTTTTAACTGATAAGGTAGTGGCCGGACATGTAATATTTGTAAATGACAGTGATATAAAAATATTGAAAGAAAGAAATGTGGGAATTGCTCACAATATGGTTGCTAATATAAAATCGGCAAAAGGGGTATCTCCTGCATTAAAAATGTTTGATGAAGGATTAAGAGTAGGCTTAGGAACGGACGGTCCTATGAGTGGAAATACTCTCGATCTTGTAAGTCAATTAGGCTATGTTGCCAAAGTTCATAAGCTTAACAGCAAGAACAGAGCGGCAATGCCTCCTTACAAAGTAGTGGAAATGGCGACAATAGGAGGAGCGAAAGCTCTTCATATGGAAGACGTAATAGGTTCTCTTGAAGAAGGAAAATTGGCGGATATAATAATAATTGATACGAAGTCTTTAAATATGCAACCTATATATGATTATTATTCGGCAATTGTTTATTCAATGCTTCCGGGAGATGTAAAAACAACTATTATAAACGGAAAAATAATTATGGAAAATAAGAAAATAAAGACATATGATGTGGAAAAAGCAAAAAAAGATTTAAAAACTCTTGAAAATACGGTGAAAAAGGAAGCGGAAAAATTATAG
- a CDS encoding competence protein TfoX yields MASSKEYLNHILEKLSGVEEISYRKMMGEYIIYYREKVIGGIYDNRFLIKSVKAILKHMPDAIYEIPYEGANKMLLIDFDNIGDEKLLIKLFEDMYEKLPEPKRRKI; encoded by the coding sequence ATGGCATCAAGTAAAGAATATCTGAATCATATTTTAGAAAAACTTTCAGGAGTTGAAGAAATCTCATATAGGAAAATGATGGGAGAGTATATTATTTATTATCGGGAAAAAGTTATAGGTGGGATTTATGATAACAGGTTTCTTATAAAGTCTGTTAAAGCAATTTTAAAGCATATGCCTGACGCAATTTATGAAATACCTTATGAAGGGGCAAATAAAATGTTGCTTATTGATTTTGACAATATCGGAGATGAGAAACTTTTAATAAAATTATTTGAAGATATGTATGAAAAATTACCTGAACCGAAAAGAAGAAAAATATAA
- a CDS encoding TIGR00730 family Rossman fold protein, which produces MNITVYCGANSGNSEIYKKSAENFGNWIVKNNYSLIYGGGKSGLMGIIADIVLKGGCKAVGVMPVFLKEKEAAHQSLTEFITVNTMTERKKIMIERGEVYVALPGGPGTLEEISEVISWAKIGQNIKPCILFNINGYYDNLKNMYDTMVVEGFLTEEDRKKILFSYDFDEIEKFISEYEISKVK; this is translated from the coding sequence ATGAATATTACAGTTTATTGCGGAGCAAATTCAGGAAACAGTGAAATTTATAAAAAATCTGCTGAAAATTTTGGGAATTGGATTGTTAAAAATAATTACTCCCTTATTTACGGGGGTGGAAAATCGGGACTTATGGGAATTATTGCAGATATTGTTCTGAAAGGCGGATGTAAAGCAGTTGGAGTAATGCCTGTCTTTTTAAAGGAAAAGGAAGCGGCACATCAATCTTTAACGGAATTTATAACAGTAAATACTATGACGGAACGCAAAAAAATAATGATTGAAAGGGGAGAAGTATATGTTGCATTGCCCGGAGGACCGGGAACATTGGAAGAAATTTCAGAAGTTATTTCGTGGGCAAAAATAGGACAGAATATAAAGCCGTGTATTTTATTCAATATAAATGGATATTACGATAATTTGAAAAATATGTACGACACAATGGTTGTAGAAGGTTTTTTAACAGAAGAGGATAGAAAAAAAATACTGTTTTCATATGATTTTGATGAAATTGAAAAATTTATTTCTGAATATGAAATTTCTAAAGTCAAATAA
- the cbiE gene encoding precorrin-6y C5,15-methyltransferase (decarboxylating) subunit CbiE: MFYTFIETLKTESHSLKYTFMIKIILNSIKNINIFKLQLLILSGDTGFYSMLTFMRKKYSPEELEAVPGILSIQYMFARISDYRHDAYVGSVHGKELDYIKKLKEYRKVGLLTDKNNTLRKIARIFTENALGETTVYIGENLSYPNEKIYKFKAEELKDHEEKFEMNVVILFR, encoded by the coding sequence ATCTTCTATACTTTTATAGAAACGCTAAAAACGGAAAGTCACAGTTTAAAATATACGTTTATGATAAAAATTATTTTAAATTCGATAAAAAATATAAATATTTTTAAATTACAGTTACTTATTTTATCAGGTGATACAGGATTTTACAGTATGCTCACTTTTATGAGAAAAAAATATTCTCCTGAAGAACTTGAGGCAGTTCCGGGGATTTTATCCATACAATATATGTTTGCCAGAATATCCGATTACCGGCATGATGCTTATGTAGGAAGTGTTCATGGGAAAGAACTGGATTATATAAAAAAACTGAAAGAATACCGTAAAGTGGGATTACTTACCGATAAAAACAATACTCTTCGGAAAATAGCCCGGATTTTTACTGAAAATGCCTTAGGAGAAACAACGGTTTATATAGGAGAAAACCTTTCCTATCCTAATGAGAAAATTTACAAGTTTAAAGCTGAAGAGTTGAAAGATCATGAAGAAAAATTCGAAATGAATGTAGTAATACTTTTTAGATAA
- a CDS encoding AAA family ATPase codes for MSSIFMSSYENTAPFKVGPDYIDPGYHKLFTGNESHNLDIFMFDERTVKHIFKVNSKGHNIAIVEGVIGLYDGIGHTKDNFSTAHLSGVLDIPIILVVNTKGISTGIAAEILGFKMLDENVKIKDIILNNVSSEKSYISLKEAIEKYTSIECVGYVPRNEKLSVESRHLGLKQAMEMKDSQKITEKINLFREIAEKCIGIERIREIAGEFSPEDEMDSFKPIKELKIDTVGKKLQ; via the coding sequence GTGAGCAGTATATTTATGTCCTCATATGAAAATACGGCTCCTTTTAAAGTAGGACCTGATTATATTGATCCGGGATATCATAAGTTGTTTACAGGGAATGAATCGCATAATCTTGATATTTTTATGTTTGATGAAAGAACTGTAAAGCACATATTTAAAGTAAATTCGAAAGGACATAATATTGCTATTGTCGAAGGAGTGATAGGGCTTTATGACGGAATAGGGCATACGAAGGATAATTTCAGTACAGCACATTTATCCGGAGTTCTTGACATTCCTATAATTCTTGTTGTAAATACAAAAGGTATTTCTACTGGCATTGCGGCGGAAATTTTAGGCTTTAAAATGCTTGATGAAAATGTTAAAATAAAAGATATAATTTTGAATAATGTTTCTTCAGAAAAGTCGTATATAAGTCTAAAGGAAGCGATTGAGAAATATACAAGTATAGAATGTGTAGGATATGTTCCGAGAAATGAAAAACTTTCAGTGGAAAGCAGACATCTTGGGCTCAAGCAGGCAATGGAAATGAAGGATTCCCAAAAAATTACAGAAAAAATAAACTTGTTCAGAGAAATAGCTGAAAAATGTATTGGTATTGAAAGAATAAGAGAAATAGCAGGTGAATTTTCTCCTGAAGATGAAATGGATAGTTTTAAACCGATAAAAGAACTGAAGATAGATACAGTGGGAAAAAAATTGCAGTAG